From one Lolium rigidum isolate FL_2022 chromosome 4, APGP_CSIRO_Lrig_0.1, whole genome shotgun sequence genomic stretch:
- the LOC124647766 gene encoding serine/threonine-protein kinase D6PKL1-like — MQSSRSLAHAKPPRSAHARSRSQLAQVRPDPRQDFEFHFDFDFSSEAFCFDMDGDAGATKAAPVLAGFDKVRLSIASSEDDDDEAPPRCSFSGASHPPEPVDAVDPAFSAADRGRPAAKPVIVWDASPPVSGAASPHSTTGDSSSGGTAAATATCTSMAPSCTVTSQSAKTSVCSSGASDWSSGTASAGSGGAGGKPHKGGDPRWKAVLAARAREGPLGMGDFRLLRRLGCGDIGTVYLSELSKGAGGGGAARATWFAMKVMDKASLESRRKLSRAETEREILQLLDHPFLPTLYAHFETDKFACLVMEFCPGGDLHALRQRQPGKLFPEHAARFYAAEVLLALEYLHMLGVVYRDLKPENVLVRDDGHIMLSDFDLSLRCAASPTLFRPSPPCSTSGPNGACIQPTCFMPKLFGHRSSKKSASRSSRTGEHQQQQGAMPELVVEPTGARSMSFVGTHEYLAPEIIKGEGHGSAVDWWTFGVFLHELMYGKTPFKGQTNRATLFNVVGQQLRFPDGGPPTSGASRDLIKGLLAKEPQARLGVKRGAAEIKQHPFFEGINWALIRCSTPPGVPRAVEPIAVASAMPAKSASMDRVQTNYNSSKKMPPAGGDHVESGGKFLDFEFF, encoded by the exons ATGCAGTCATCACGCTCCCTCGCGCACGCCAAGCCGCCGAGGTCAGCCCACGCGCGCTCCCGCTCCCAGCTGGCCCAGGTGCGCCCGGATCCCAGGCAAGATTTCGAGTTCCActtcgacttcgacttctcctccGAGGCCTTCTGCTTCGACATGGACGGCGACGCCGGCGCCACGAAGGCGGCGCCGGTTCTTGCCGGGTTCGACAAGGTGAGGCTCAGCATTGCGtccagcgaggacgacgacgacgaggcgccgCCCAGGTGCTCCTTCTCCGGGGCCAGCCACCCGCCGGAGCCGGTCGACGCGGTGGACCCCGCGTTCTCGGCCGCGGACCGCGGGCGCC cggcggccaagCCGGTGATCGTGTGGGACGCGTCTCCTCCCGTGAGCGGCGCGGCGAGCCCGCACAGCACCACGGGCGACAGCTCCTCcggtggcacggcggcggccaccgCCACCTGCACCAGCATGGCGCCCAGCTGCACCGTCACCAGCCAGAGCGCCAAGACCAGCGTCTGCAGCAGCGGGGCCAGCGACTGGAGCAGCGGCACGGCCAGCgccgggagcggcggcgcgggagggaagcCGCACAAGGGGGGCGACCCGAGGTGGAAGGCCGTCCTGGCGGCTCGCGCGCGGGAGGGGCCCCTCGGGATGGGGGACTTCCGGCTCCTCCGCCGGCTCGGCTGCGGCGACATCGGAACCGTGTACCTCTCCGAGCTGAGCaagggtgccggcggcggcggtgccgcGAGGGCGACGTGGTTCGCGATGAAGGTCATGGACAAGGCGTCGCTCGAGAGCCGCCGGAAGCTCAGCCGCGCCGAGACGGAGCGCGAGATCCTGCAGCTGCTGGACCACCCATTCCTCCCCACACTGTACGCCCACTTCGAGACCGACAAGTTCGCATGCCTCGTCATGGAGTTCTGCCCAGGCGGCGACCTCCACGCCCTCCGCCAGCGCCAGCCCGGCAAGCTCTTCCCGGAGCACGCCGCGAG GTTCTACGCCGCCGAGGTGCTCCTCGCGCTGGAGTACCTGCACATGCTCGGGGTGGTGTACCGAGACCTGAAGCCGGAGAACGTGCTGGTCAGGGACGACGGCCACATCATGCTCTCCGACTTCGACCTCTCCCTGCGCTGCGCCGCCTCGCCGACGCTCTTCAGACCATCCCCGCCGTGCAGCACCTCGGGGCCCAACGGCGCCTGCATCCAGCCCACCTGCTTCATGCCCAAGCTCTTCGGCCACCGGAGCAGCAAGAAGAGCGCCTCCAGGTCGTCCAGGACCGGCGAGCATCAGCAGCAGCAGGGCGCCATGCCGGAGCTCGTGGTCGAGCCGACCGGCGCGCGGTCGATGTCGTTCGTGGGCACGCACGAGTACCTGGCGCCGGAGATCATCAAGGGGGAGGGCCACGGCAGCGCCGTCGACTGGTGGACCTTCGGCGTGTTCCTGCATGAGCTCATGTACGGCAAGACGCCCTTCAAGGGGCAGACGAACCGGGCCACCCTGTTCAACGTCGTCGGCCAGCAGCTCCGGTTCCCGGACGGCGGCCCGCCGACGAGCGGCGCCAGCAGGGACCTGATCAAGGGCCTGCTGGCCAAGGAGCCCCAGGCCCGGCTCGGCGTGAAGAGGGGAGCGGCCGAGATCAAGCAGCACCCCTTCTTCGAGGGCATCAACTGGGCGCTCATCCGGTGCAGCACGCCGCCCGGCGTGCCGAGGGCCGTCGAGCCCATCGCCGTCGCATCAGCAATGCCGGCGAAATCGGCGTCGATGGACAGGGTGCAGACGAATTACAACAGCAGCAAGAAGATGCCACCAGCAGGAGGAGATCATGTGGAATCCGGAGGGAAGTTCCTCGACTTCGAGTTCTTTTAA